The Longimicrobium sp. DNA window CAGCTTCCAGAGCGGCACGCCCAGCCGCTTCCCCACCAGGTCGTGCAGCGCCGCCGAGATCGCCACCCGCGCCGCCGGGTTGCGCCCGATGTGCATCGCAAGCGCTCCCTCGATACGCTCGAGCGCGAACGGGTCCCCCGCCGCCGCGTCCGCCAGCACCCCCGCCAGCCCCGGCAGCACCGCGGACACGGTGTCCGCCGTCTCACCGTAAAAGGGGGTCGCCGGAGCCTCGCCCCACCCCTCGACGCCGTCCGCGTCCCTGATGCGCACCCACACCGTGCGGCGCGCGGGCGGCTCCTTCAGCCGCGCGATGTTGAACGCGTGCTTCGTGCGCAGGTCGAAAATCTGGAAGTCGAGCTTCATCGCGTTAGGCGTTGTTCGGTCCCGTGGAAAGCACGGGCGGCCACATGGGGCCGCCCCTACAAGGCCTTGATCTCTATCCGTGCATCTGCACGAAATCGTACGCCGGCCAGGGGCCCGTCAGGTCCAGCTCCAGCGCGGAGTTGAGCTGCGACAGGTGCTCCACGTGGTCGCGAAAGGCGGCGGAGGCGGAGCGCTGCACCAGGAAGGCGGCGCTCAGGATGCGCGTCTCCTCCGATGGCGTTGGGATGGCGGCGCCCGCCAGACGGCGCAGGTCGGCGTAGATGTGCGTCGCCAGGTCCAGCGCCTTGACGTGCGGAAAGGCCGCGTCCACCACGTCCACGTGCAGGCGGAACTCCCAGCGCCCCGCCACCCGGGCCAGCGCGCCCCGCAGCGTGGCGTACGACTCGGTGAGGAAGCCGATCACCTCGTCGTCGCCGGTGAACACGACGCCCGGCGGCGCGGGGACGACGTCGCCGTGCAGCAGCGCGCGGTGCACCTCCCAGTGGCGCGCCGTCACGTGCAGCGGGTCCGCGTCGCCGCCAGCGGGGGGGGCCGTGCACACGATGGCGGCCACGTCCTGGTAGCCGACGAGCCGCACCGCCAGCCGCGGCTCCGCAGGCTCCCATTCCGGCAGCGCGCCGCCATCCAGCGGGATCACGCCGAGCAGCGAGAGCCCGCGCACGGGGCGCGGCGCTTCGATCGGCACCACCGCGGCGTCGCTCATCCCGCGAACGGATCGTCGGTGAGGAGCGCGTAGAGCCTCCGCTGCGGCCGGTCGGTCGTCACCTCGGGGCCCGCCGCGCCGATGAACATGTTCACCTCTGAGCGGAAGCCCACGTCGCCCGGGAAGTAGATCCCCGGCTCCACGGAGAAGCCGACGCCCGGGATGAGCGTGCGGGTGTCGCGCGTCTCCATGTTGTCGATGTTGGGGCCGGAGCCGTGCAGCTCCCGGTCGATGGAGTGCCCCGTGCGGTGGATGATCTGCTCGCCGAAGCCGCGCGCCTCGATGATGCCGCGCGCCACATCGTCCACCTCGTAGCCCGACACCGGGTTGCCCGCGGCGAAGCGGTCGATCACCATCTGGCACGCCGCCTCGCGTGCATCCACCAGCGTCCCGAACATCCGCTCCAGCCGCTCGGGGATGGTGTCGCCCACGTATGCCATCCACGTCTGGTCGGCGTAGATGGCGCCGCCGTTCTCCTTCCCCCAGAGGTCGATGAGCACCAGGTCGCCGGCGCGGATCTCGGCGTGCTGCTCGGCGGAGGGGGCGTAGTGCGCGTTGGCCGCGTTGGCGTTCACCGCCACGATGCCGTCGCCGCCCACGTTGATCCCGCGGCGCACGAACTCCTCCTGGATCCAGTGGCGGACGTCCCACTCCGTCGTCCGCTCCCCCGCCCGGACCGACGCGGCGATGCGCTCGAAGGCGGTGTGCGCCGTGTCGCGCACGACGGCGGAGGCGCGGCG harbors:
- a CDS encoding GvpL/GvpF family gas vesicle protein, whose product is MSDAAVVPIEAPRPVRGLSLLGVIPLDGGALPEWEPAEPRLAVRLVGYQDVAAIVCTAPPAGGDADPLHVTARHWEVHRALLHGDVVPAPPGVVFTGDDEVIGFLTESYATLRGALARVAGRWEFRLHVDVVDAAFPHVKALDLATHIYADLRRLAGAAIPTPSEETRILSAAFLVQRSASAAFRDHVEHLSQLNSALELDLTGPWPAYDFVQMHG
- a CDS encoding M24 family metallopeptidase, with product MAVTEQTVALTAETVARIQQELRARGLDGWLLYDFRGMNPVAGTLLGLPALTRRYFVLVRAEGAPVALTHRIEQQPWTTWHGEKRVYSSWREMEAELASILGGIRRLAMEYTPGDAVPVVDRVPAGIVELVRAAGVEPEGSGDLISFFTARWGDEGEASHRRASAVVRDTAHTAFERIAASVRAGERTTEWDVRHWIQEEFVRRGINVGGDGIVAVNANAANAHYAPSAEQHAEIRAGDLVLIDLWGKENGGAIYADQTWMAYVGDTIPERLERMFGTLVDAREAACQMVIDRFAAGNPVSGYEVDDVARGIIEARGFGEQIIHRTGHSIDRELHGSGPNIDNMETRDTRTLIPGVGFSVEPGIYFPGDVGFRSEVNMFIGAAGPEVTTDRPQRRLYALLTDDPFAG